The Scleropages formosus chromosome 11, fSclFor1.1, whole genome shotgun sequence genome window below encodes:
- the cbfa2t3 gene encoding protein CBFA2T3 isoform X3, translating into MPDSPADVKTQPRSTPPTMPPPPPAVSQAANRNASFTPTTMLNGSGHSPTALNGAPSTPNGFSNGPAMSSTASLPTQQLPPACGARQLCKLKRFLTTLQQFGNDISPEIGERVRSLVLGLVNSTLTIEEFHSKLHEATNFPLRPFVIPFLKANLPLLQRELLHCARMAKQTPAQYLAQHEQLLLDANAGSPLDSSEILLEINEHGKRRTPDRTKESGADRDTLHAEHLAKRPCTVSPSHRYSPSSGLAAHPPPNGLPTHPPNGLAHATPPGPQHYRLEDMALAHHYRDAYRQTEHREARDRHRQTAVHGTRQEEVIDHRLTDREWAEEWKHLDNLLNCIMDMVEKTRRSLTVLRRCQEADREEMNHWIRRYSDVEDMKKGGSAAHRLPPPPPPPPAPPHSSSSSNPNRSTTRIIEIHRDFLHRPPSGYLPEEIWRKAEEAVNEVKRQAMSELQKAVSEAERKAHEMISAERSKMERALAEAKRQASEDALTVVNLQEDSSESCWNCGRKASETCSGCNTARYCGSFCQHRDWEKHHHVCGQGLQGLPGAAPSSSSSSSSSSSSSGAPPTHSEGTPPATLSVGGPGGSGGGGSSSASGSPKESSSSSASRSTTPATPALLDSASR; encoded by the exons ATGCCAGATTCACCTGCCGATGTGAAGACCCAGCCCAGATCAACTCCACCCACCATGCCGCCACCGCCCCCTGCAGTGAGCCAGGCAGCCAATCGCAACGCCTCATTCACACCCACCACAA TGCTAAATGGGAGTGGCCATTCGCCGACGGCACTCAACGGGGCCCCCTCCACGCCCAATGGCTTTAGCAACGGGCCCGCCATGTCCTCCACGGCCTCATTGCCCACTCAACAGTTGCCCCCTGCCTGCGGCGCCCGGCAACTCTGCAAGCTCAAGCGCTTCCTCACGACGCTGCAGCAGTTTGGCAATGACATCTCCCCCGAGATCGGGGAGAGAGTACGTAGCCTGGTGCTGGGCCTGGTG AATTCCACCCTGACTATCGAGGAGTTTCACTCCAAGCTCCATGAGGCGACAAACTTCCCCCTTCGACCCTTTGTTATTCCTTTCCTCAAG GCAAACCTGCCCCTCCTGCAGAGGGAGCTGTTGCACTGTGCTCGCATGGCCAAGCAGACTCCTGCCCAGTACTTGGCCCAACacgagcagctgctgctggatgCCAACGCCGGCTCGCCCCTGGACTCCTCTGAGATTCTGCTGGAGATCAATGAGCACGGCAAGAGGAGGACCCCCGACAG GACCAAAGAGAGCGGTGCAGACAGGGACACCCTGCATGCGGAGCACCTGGCCAAGCGACCATGTACGGTCAGCCCCAGTCACCGCTACAGCCCCAGCAGCGGCCTGGCAGCCCACCCTCCGCCCAACGGCTTGCCCACGCACCCCCCCAACGGCCTGGCGCATGCCACTCCCCCCGGACCCCAGCACTACCGCCTGGAGGACATGGCTCTGGCCCACCACTACCGTGATGCCTACCGTCAGACAGAGCACCGAGAGGCTCGTGACCGCCACCGGCAGACAG CAGTGCATGGAACACGGCAGGAAGAAGTAATTGATCACCGCCTGACGGACCGGGAGTGGGCAGAGGAGTGGAAGCACCTGGATAAT CTGCTGAATTGCATCATGGACATGGTGGAGAAGACACGGCGATCGCTGACGGTACTGCGCCGATGCCAGGAGGCAGACCGCGAGGAGATGAATCACTGGATCCGCCGCTACAGCGACGTTGAGGATATGAAAAAAGGTGGGAGTGCTGCCCACCGCCTtcctcctccgccgccgcctcctcctgctcctcctcacagctcctcctccagcaatCCCAACAGAAGCACGACACGCATCATAG AAATCCACCGGGACTTTCTGCACAGACCGCCATCCGGATACCTGCCCGAAGAGATTTGGAGGAAGGCTG AGGAGGCTGTGAACGAGGTGAAGAGACAGGCCATGTCGGAGCTGCAAAAGGCCGTGTCGGAGGCGGAACGCAAAGCCCACGAGATGATTTCGGCCGAGAGGTCCAAGATGGAGCGAGCGCTGGCCGAGGCCAAGAGGCAGGCTTCGGAGGACGCGCTCACCGTCGTTAATCTGCAAGAGGACTCCAGCGAG AGCTGCTGGAACTGCGGGCGCAAGGCTAGCGAGACGTGCAGCGGGTGCAACACGGCACGCTACTGCGGCTCCTTCTGCCAACACCGCGACTGGGAGAAGCACCACCACGTGTGTGGCCAGGGCCTGCAGGGGCTGCCTGGGGCGgcaccctcttcctcctcatcctcatcctcctcatcatcctcatctgGCGCGCCCCCCACGCACTCAGAGGGTACCCCGCCTGCTACGCTGTCCGTGGGTGGCCCGGGAGGCAGCGGGGGAGGAGGATCCAGCAGCGCCTCAGGCAGCCCCAAGGAGTCCAGCTCCAGCAGCGCTTCGCGGTCCACCACCCCGGCCACGCCGGCACTGCTGGACAGCGCCTCCCGCTGA
- the cbfa2t3 gene encoding protein CBFA2T3 isoform X1, with the protein MQKLATEASLQHHRGSHVATAPSATPPRIPTVTLTSHRSTPACRSAQRARPASPPPAQGAKRAPEGSAGQKVGTMPDSPADVKTQPRSTPPTMPPPPPAVSQAANRNASFTPTTMLNGSGHSPTALNGAPSTPNGFSNGPAMSSTASLPTQQLPPACGARQLCKLKRFLTTLQQFGNDISPEIGERVRSLVLGLVNSTLTIEEFHSKLHEATNFPLRPFVIPFLKANLPLLQRELLHCARMAKQTPAQYLAQHEQLLLDANAGSPLDSSEILLEINEHGKRRTPDRTKESGADRDTLHAEHLAKRPCTVSPSHRYSPSSGLAAHPPPNGLPTHPPNGLAHATPPGPQHYRLEDMALAHHYRDAYRQTEHREARDRHRQTAVHGTRQEEVIDHRLTDREWAEEWKHLDNLLNCIMDMVEKTRRSLTVLRRCQEADREEMNHWIRRYSDVEDMKKGGSAAHRLPPPPPPPPAPPHSSSSSNPNRSTTRIIEIHRDFLHRPPSGYLPEEIWRKAGTTSVPLSPALKHLQNKQEEAVNEVKRQAMSELQKAVSEAERKAHEMISAERSKMERALAEAKRQASEDALTVVNLQEDSSESCWNCGRKASETCSGCNTARYCGSFCQHRDWEKHHHVCGQGLQGLPGAAPSSSSSSSSSSSSSGAPPTHSEGTPPATLSVGGPGGSGGGGSSSASGSPKESSSSSASRSTTPATPALLDSASR; encoded by the exons GTAGCGCCGGACAGAAGGTGGGAACGATGCCAGATTCACCTGCCGATGTGAAGACCCAGCCCAGATCAACTCCACCCACCATGCCGCCACCGCCCCCTGCAGTGAGCCAGGCAGCCAATCGCAACGCCTCATTCACACCCACCACAA TGCTAAATGGGAGTGGCCATTCGCCGACGGCACTCAACGGGGCCCCCTCCACGCCCAATGGCTTTAGCAACGGGCCCGCCATGTCCTCCACGGCCTCATTGCCCACTCAACAGTTGCCCCCTGCCTGCGGCGCCCGGCAACTCTGCAAGCTCAAGCGCTTCCTCACGACGCTGCAGCAGTTTGGCAATGACATCTCCCCCGAGATCGGGGAGAGAGTACGTAGCCTGGTGCTGGGCCTGGTG AATTCCACCCTGACTATCGAGGAGTTTCACTCCAAGCTCCATGAGGCGACAAACTTCCCCCTTCGACCCTTTGTTATTCCTTTCCTCAAG GCAAACCTGCCCCTCCTGCAGAGGGAGCTGTTGCACTGTGCTCGCATGGCCAAGCAGACTCCTGCCCAGTACTTGGCCCAACacgagcagctgctgctggatgCCAACGCCGGCTCGCCCCTGGACTCCTCTGAGATTCTGCTGGAGATCAATGAGCACGGCAAGAGGAGGACCCCCGACAG GACCAAAGAGAGCGGTGCAGACAGGGACACCCTGCATGCGGAGCACCTGGCCAAGCGACCATGTACGGTCAGCCCCAGTCACCGCTACAGCCCCAGCAGCGGCCTGGCAGCCCACCCTCCGCCCAACGGCTTGCCCACGCACCCCCCCAACGGCCTGGCGCATGCCACTCCCCCCGGACCCCAGCACTACCGCCTGGAGGACATGGCTCTGGCCCACCACTACCGTGATGCCTACCGTCAGACAGAGCACCGAGAGGCTCGTGACCGCCACCGGCAGACAG CAGTGCATGGAACACGGCAGGAAGAAGTAATTGATCACCGCCTGACGGACCGGGAGTGGGCAGAGGAGTGGAAGCACCTGGATAAT CTGCTGAATTGCATCATGGACATGGTGGAGAAGACACGGCGATCGCTGACGGTACTGCGCCGATGCCAGGAGGCAGACCGCGAGGAGATGAATCACTGGATCCGCCGCTACAGCGACGTTGAGGATATGAAAAAAGGTGGGAGTGCTGCCCACCGCCTtcctcctccgccgccgcctcctcctgctcctcctcacagctcctcctccagcaatCCCAACAGAAGCACGACACGCATCATAG AAATCCACCGGGACTTTCTGCACAGACCGCCATCCGGATACCTGCCCGAAGAGATTTGGAGGAAGGCTG GTACTACAAGTGTGCCACTCTCACCAGCACTAAAGCACCTCCAAAACAAGCAGG AGGAGGCTGTGAACGAGGTGAAGAGACAGGCCATGTCGGAGCTGCAAAAGGCCGTGTCGGAGGCGGAACGCAAAGCCCACGAGATGATTTCGGCCGAGAGGTCCAAGATGGAGCGAGCGCTGGCCGAGGCCAAGAGGCAGGCTTCGGAGGACGCGCTCACCGTCGTTAATCTGCAAGAGGACTCCAGCGAG AGCTGCTGGAACTGCGGGCGCAAGGCTAGCGAGACGTGCAGCGGGTGCAACACGGCACGCTACTGCGGCTCCTTCTGCCAACACCGCGACTGGGAGAAGCACCACCACGTGTGTGGCCAGGGCCTGCAGGGGCTGCCTGGGGCGgcaccctcttcctcctcatcctcatcctcctcatcatcctcatctgGCGCGCCCCCCACGCACTCAGAGGGTACCCCGCCTGCTACGCTGTCCGTGGGTGGCCCGGGAGGCAGCGGGGGAGGAGGATCCAGCAGCGCCTCAGGCAGCCCCAAGGAGTCCAGCTCCAGCAGCGCTTCGCGGTCCACCACCCCGGCCACGCCGGCACTGCTGGACAGCGCCTCCCGCTGA
- the cbfa2t3 gene encoding protein CBFA2T3 isoform X4, protein MPDSPADVKTQPRSTPPTMPPPPPAVSQAANRNASFTPTTMLNGSGHSPTALNGAPSTPNGFSNGPAMSSTASLPTQQLPPACGARQLCKLKRFLTTLQQFGNDISPEIGERVRSLVLGLVNSTLTIEEFHSKLHEATNFPLRPFVIPFLKANLPLLQRELLHCARMAKQTPAQYLAQHEQLLLDANAGSPLDSSEILLEINEHGKRRTPDRTKESGADRDTLHAEHLAKRPCTVSPSHRYSPSSGLAAHPPPNGLPTHPPNGLAHATPPGPQHYRLEDMALAHHYRDAYRQTEHREARDRHRQTAVHGTRQEEVIDHRLTDREWAEEWKHLDNLLNCIMDMVEKTRRSLTVLRRCQEADREEMNHWIRRYSDVEDMKKEIHRDFLHRPPSGYLPEEIWRKAGTTSVPLSPALKHLQNKQEEAVNEVKRQAMSELQKAVSEAERKAHEMISAERSKMERALAEAKRQASEDALTVVNLQEDSSESCWNCGRKASETCSGCNTARYCGSFCQHRDWEKHHHVCGQGLQGLPGAAPSSSSSSSSSSSSSGAPPTHSEGTPPATLSVGGPGGSGGGGSSSASGSPKESSSSSASRSTTPATPALLDSASR, encoded by the exons ATGCCAGATTCACCTGCCGATGTGAAGACCCAGCCCAGATCAACTCCACCCACCATGCCGCCACCGCCCCCTGCAGTGAGCCAGGCAGCCAATCGCAACGCCTCATTCACACCCACCACAA TGCTAAATGGGAGTGGCCATTCGCCGACGGCACTCAACGGGGCCCCCTCCACGCCCAATGGCTTTAGCAACGGGCCCGCCATGTCCTCCACGGCCTCATTGCCCACTCAACAGTTGCCCCCTGCCTGCGGCGCCCGGCAACTCTGCAAGCTCAAGCGCTTCCTCACGACGCTGCAGCAGTTTGGCAATGACATCTCCCCCGAGATCGGGGAGAGAGTACGTAGCCTGGTGCTGGGCCTGGTG AATTCCACCCTGACTATCGAGGAGTTTCACTCCAAGCTCCATGAGGCGACAAACTTCCCCCTTCGACCCTTTGTTATTCCTTTCCTCAAG GCAAACCTGCCCCTCCTGCAGAGGGAGCTGTTGCACTGTGCTCGCATGGCCAAGCAGACTCCTGCCCAGTACTTGGCCCAACacgagcagctgctgctggatgCCAACGCCGGCTCGCCCCTGGACTCCTCTGAGATTCTGCTGGAGATCAATGAGCACGGCAAGAGGAGGACCCCCGACAG GACCAAAGAGAGCGGTGCAGACAGGGACACCCTGCATGCGGAGCACCTGGCCAAGCGACCATGTACGGTCAGCCCCAGTCACCGCTACAGCCCCAGCAGCGGCCTGGCAGCCCACCCTCCGCCCAACGGCTTGCCCACGCACCCCCCCAACGGCCTGGCGCATGCCACTCCCCCCGGACCCCAGCACTACCGCCTGGAGGACATGGCTCTGGCCCACCACTACCGTGATGCCTACCGTCAGACAGAGCACCGAGAGGCTCGTGACCGCCACCGGCAGACAG CAGTGCATGGAACACGGCAGGAAGAAGTAATTGATCACCGCCTGACGGACCGGGAGTGGGCAGAGGAGTGGAAGCACCTGGATAAT CTGCTGAATTGCATCATGGACATGGTGGAGAAGACACGGCGATCGCTGACGGTACTGCGCCGATGCCAGGAGGCAGACCGCGAGGAGATGAATCACTGGATCCGCCGCTACAGCGACGTTGAGGATATGAAAAAAG AAATCCACCGGGACTTTCTGCACAGACCGCCATCCGGATACCTGCCCGAAGAGATTTGGAGGAAGGCTG GTACTACAAGTGTGCCACTCTCACCAGCACTAAAGCACCTCCAAAACAAGCAGG AGGAGGCTGTGAACGAGGTGAAGAGACAGGCCATGTCGGAGCTGCAAAAGGCCGTGTCGGAGGCGGAACGCAAAGCCCACGAGATGATTTCGGCCGAGAGGTCCAAGATGGAGCGAGCGCTGGCCGAGGCCAAGAGGCAGGCTTCGGAGGACGCGCTCACCGTCGTTAATCTGCAAGAGGACTCCAGCGAG AGCTGCTGGAACTGCGGGCGCAAGGCTAGCGAGACGTGCAGCGGGTGCAACACGGCACGCTACTGCGGCTCCTTCTGCCAACACCGCGACTGGGAGAAGCACCACCACGTGTGTGGCCAGGGCCTGCAGGGGCTGCCTGGGGCGgcaccctcttcctcctcatcctcatcctcctcatcatcctcatctgGCGCGCCCCCCACGCACTCAGAGGGTACCCCGCCTGCTACGCTGTCCGTGGGTGGCCCGGGAGGCAGCGGGGGAGGAGGATCCAGCAGCGCCTCAGGCAGCCCCAAGGAGTCCAGCTCCAGCAGCGCTTCGCGGTCCACCACCCCGGCCACGCCGGCACTGCTGGACAGCGCCTCCCGCTGA
- the cbfa2t3 gene encoding protein CBFA2T3 isoform X2, whose translation MPDSPADVKTQPRSTPPTMPPPPPAVSQAANRNASFTPTTMLNGSGHSPTALNGAPSTPNGFSNGPAMSSTASLPTQQLPPACGARQLCKLKRFLTTLQQFGNDISPEIGERVRSLVLGLVNSTLTIEEFHSKLHEATNFPLRPFVIPFLKANLPLLQRELLHCARMAKQTPAQYLAQHEQLLLDANAGSPLDSSEILLEINEHGKRRTPDRTKESGADRDTLHAEHLAKRPCTVSPSHRYSPSSGLAAHPPPNGLPTHPPNGLAHATPPGPQHYRLEDMALAHHYRDAYRQTEHREARDRHRQTAVHGTRQEEVIDHRLTDREWAEEWKHLDNLLNCIMDMVEKTRRSLTVLRRCQEADREEMNHWIRRYSDVEDMKKGGSAAHRLPPPPPPPPAPPHSSSSSNPNRSTTRIIEIHRDFLHRPPSGYLPEEIWRKAGTTSVPLSPALKHLQNKQEEAVNEVKRQAMSELQKAVSEAERKAHEMISAERSKMERALAEAKRQASEDALTVVNLQEDSSESCWNCGRKASETCSGCNTARYCGSFCQHRDWEKHHHVCGQGLQGLPGAAPSSSSSSSSSSSSSGAPPTHSEGTPPATLSVGGPGGSGGGGSSSASGSPKESSSSSASRSTTPATPALLDSASR comes from the exons ATGCCAGATTCACCTGCCGATGTGAAGACCCAGCCCAGATCAACTCCACCCACCATGCCGCCACCGCCCCCTGCAGTGAGCCAGGCAGCCAATCGCAACGCCTCATTCACACCCACCACAA TGCTAAATGGGAGTGGCCATTCGCCGACGGCACTCAACGGGGCCCCCTCCACGCCCAATGGCTTTAGCAACGGGCCCGCCATGTCCTCCACGGCCTCATTGCCCACTCAACAGTTGCCCCCTGCCTGCGGCGCCCGGCAACTCTGCAAGCTCAAGCGCTTCCTCACGACGCTGCAGCAGTTTGGCAATGACATCTCCCCCGAGATCGGGGAGAGAGTACGTAGCCTGGTGCTGGGCCTGGTG AATTCCACCCTGACTATCGAGGAGTTTCACTCCAAGCTCCATGAGGCGACAAACTTCCCCCTTCGACCCTTTGTTATTCCTTTCCTCAAG GCAAACCTGCCCCTCCTGCAGAGGGAGCTGTTGCACTGTGCTCGCATGGCCAAGCAGACTCCTGCCCAGTACTTGGCCCAACacgagcagctgctgctggatgCCAACGCCGGCTCGCCCCTGGACTCCTCTGAGATTCTGCTGGAGATCAATGAGCACGGCAAGAGGAGGACCCCCGACAG GACCAAAGAGAGCGGTGCAGACAGGGACACCCTGCATGCGGAGCACCTGGCCAAGCGACCATGTACGGTCAGCCCCAGTCACCGCTACAGCCCCAGCAGCGGCCTGGCAGCCCACCCTCCGCCCAACGGCTTGCCCACGCACCCCCCCAACGGCCTGGCGCATGCCACTCCCCCCGGACCCCAGCACTACCGCCTGGAGGACATGGCTCTGGCCCACCACTACCGTGATGCCTACCGTCAGACAGAGCACCGAGAGGCTCGTGACCGCCACCGGCAGACAG CAGTGCATGGAACACGGCAGGAAGAAGTAATTGATCACCGCCTGACGGACCGGGAGTGGGCAGAGGAGTGGAAGCACCTGGATAAT CTGCTGAATTGCATCATGGACATGGTGGAGAAGACACGGCGATCGCTGACGGTACTGCGCCGATGCCAGGAGGCAGACCGCGAGGAGATGAATCACTGGATCCGCCGCTACAGCGACGTTGAGGATATGAAAAAAGGTGGGAGTGCTGCCCACCGCCTtcctcctccgccgccgcctcctcctgctcctcctcacagctcctcctccagcaatCCCAACAGAAGCACGACACGCATCATAG AAATCCACCGGGACTTTCTGCACAGACCGCCATCCGGATACCTGCCCGAAGAGATTTGGAGGAAGGCTG GTACTACAAGTGTGCCACTCTCACCAGCACTAAAGCACCTCCAAAACAAGCAGG AGGAGGCTGTGAACGAGGTGAAGAGACAGGCCATGTCGGAGCTGCAAAAGGCCGTGTCGGAGGCGGAACGCAAAGCCCACGAGATGATTTCGGCCGAGAGGTCCAAGATGGAGCGAGCGCTGGCCGAGGCCAAGAGGCAGGCTTCGGAGGACGCGCTCACCGTCGTTAATCTGCAAGAGGACTCCAGCGAG AGCTGCTGGAACTGCGGGCGCAAGGCTAGCGAGACGTGCAGCGGGTGCAACACGGCACGCTACTGCGGCTCCTTCTGCCAACACCGCGACTGGGAGAAGCACCACCACGTGTGTGGCCAGGGCCTGCAGGGGCTGCCTGGGGCGgcaccctcttcctcctcatcctcatcctcctcatcatcctcatctgGCGCGCCCCCCACGCACTCAGAGGGTACCCCGCCTGCTACGCTGTCCGTGGGTGGCCCGGGAGGCAGCGGGGGAGGAGGATCCAGCAGCGCCTCAGGCAGCCCCAAGGAGTCCAGCTCCAGCAGCGCTTCGCGGTCCACCACCCCGGCCACGCCGGCACTGCTGGACAGCGCCTCCCGCTGA